Below is a window of Paenibacillus bovis DNA.
CCAGACATATGGCAGACAAAGAAGCGTCTTATCTGTATGCCTCGCCTGCCTGCAAAACCATATTAGGCTATGAACCGGAAGATATGCTTGGTAAAAGTGCCTATGACTTTTTCCATCCGGATGATATTCAAGTGGTTACCCGTTATCTGGAACAGATGCTGAACCGGGAGAGCGCTTATACCGTCTCTTATCGCATGCGTGCCAAAGCAGGACATTACCTCTGGATCGAAAGCACAGGCCGGTACAGCTATAACGAACAGACCGGTGAAATCGAGGAAATTATTGCCGTATCCCGTGATATTACCGATCGCAAAAAAGCCGAACGTCAGCTCAAGGAGAGCGAGCAGCGCTACAAATCCCTGTTCGAGTATAACCCGGCGAGTGTGTATTCTTTTGATTGGGAAGGCAATTATACATCGAGCAACAGCAATCTGGCGCTGCTACTCGGCTACCCGCTGGAGCAGATTATGAAGATGTCTTTTCATGATATTATTGTACCGGACAAAATAGAAGATACGAATCGGCATTTTGAAGCGGCGCGCAGCGGAATCCCGCAAAATTACGAGACAACCGTCGTACACAGCAGCGGCAAAATGATCGATATCAGCGTTATCAATGTGCCTATTATTGTCGATTCCGAGATTGTGGGCGTCTACGGGATTGCCAGCGATGTTACCGAACGCAAAGAGTATATTCGCAAGCTGGAAAAGCTGGATTACGAACATGATCTGATCCTCAGTTCGGTCTCGGAAGGAATATTCGGGCTCAATAAAGACGGCAAGGTTATGTTTACCAATCCGGCTACCCTGTCCATGCTGGGCTTTTCCCAGAGCGAGTTCAAAGGACATTACAGTCATCACATCATTAATCCATCCGCACCGGGAGGAGTACCCTACTCTATAGAAGAGTGTCCAATCTGTGCTACGATTCGCGATGGTATTCCGCGTTCCGTCAAAGAGGGAATCTTCTGGAAAAAGAACGGCTCCAGCTGTCTGGTGGAATATAATATCAATCCCATTATTGTAAATGAGCAGACTCAGGGTGCCGTTATTGTATTCCGCGATATTACCAATGAACGTGAAGTACTGCGGCAAAAGGAGCTGGCCGAACAAGCTGCTTCAGCCAAATCCGACTTTTTGGCGATGATGAGCCACGAAATTCGTACACCGATGAACGGGGTGCTCGGAATGACTAATCTGCTGCTGGATACGGATCTGAACGAGACTCAGCGGGATTATGCCGGAATTATACGCAATAGCGGAACCTCACTGATGCGAATCCTGAATGATGTTCTGGATTTCAGCAAAATCGAAGCAGGAAAATTCTCGCTTGAGCCCGAAGAATTTGATCTGGAGGTGCTGGTGGAACATGTTGCCGAACTGTTCACTCCTGCCGCCATGGAGAAAAAGCTGGATCTATCCTGGTATGTATCCCCGGGACTGCCCCGTAAAATCGTAGCCGATCCGGATCGGTTGCGTCAGATTCTGAGCAATCTGGTCGGTAATGCGATCAAGTTTACGGATAAAGGAACTATCGGAATCATTGTGGACAAGCTGTATGAAGACAGTGACAAAAAGCAGCTGATGCTGGAATTTCTGGTAGAGGATACCGGCGTAGGGATAGCGGAAGACAAGAAAAATCTGTTGTTCCAATCTTTTTCCCAGCTGCATCCGGCACTGAACCGCAAATACGGAGGAACCGGGCTGGGGCTGTCTATCTGCAAAAAGCTGATCGAGCTGATGGGCGGGACGATTCATGTCGAGAGCCGTGAGAATATTGGCTCCATTTTTCGTTTTATCCTGCCCTGCAGCTGGCTGGGTACCGAGCAGATTGCAGAGGAAGAGACCGAGCAGATTGCGGCTATGGATCTGGAATGGATCAACCATGATGAGCTGGATGTATCGGATCTGTCTATTTTGATTGCCGAGGATCATCCGGTGAATCAGCAGCTGCTCGAAGATATTATTCGCAAGTTTGGCTGCCAGGTGGATACGGTCAGTAATGGAGTGGAAGCTTATGCTGCTATCGTAAGGCATCATTATGACCTGGTGTTTATGGATATACAGATGCCTATGATGGACGGCATCGCAGTCTCCAATCTGATTCAGCAGCTGCTGCCTCCGGAAGCACGGCCAACGATTGTGGCTGTGACTGCCAACGTGGGCAGTGATATTCAGGCAGAATGCCTGCGCAGCGGTATGCTGGATGTTATTGGCAAGCCAATTCATCCGACCGAGATTCGCAGAGTACTGGTAGAACAACAAAATAGACAGCAGACAGCACAAAATAATCATTTGCATCCATAGGATATGGGTATACAGGGATATAACTGCCGCCGGTTTTAGATAGGAAGATGTTTTATTCGAGCAAAACGGGTAAGTAACATACAGAAAGACCAGGCTTTGATTATGGGAGGGATCGGAATGAACACAGTATCATGGGATGAGCCTCTACGCAGGATTATGGAACAGCTTGCCAGATCGGAGCCTACACCCGGAGGCGGTAGTGTATCCTCGATTGTCGCAGCGCTTGGAGCAGCAATGACTTCGATGACAGCCAACTTCTCGCAAGGAGAAGGCTATGAACAGATTGAACAGCATGTCGCTCAGGCGCTGCAGGATATGGAATATATATCCTCTGCCTGTGAATGGTTGATGGCCAAGGATATTGAAGCTTTTGGCCAATATATCGAAGCTTTGCGGATGCCGCATCGTACGCCTGAACAGCAGGAGCAGCGTCAGGAAACAGTATACGATATGAAAATCCAGGCGATCGACACGCCCTTGCAGCTGATGGAATGCTGTCTGTATGGATTGTACAGTGCAGCTCCGCTGATCGAGGTATGCAACCATACCGTATTGTCCGATATCGGAATAGGTATTATCCTGTTCGAAGCAGCGGCGCGATCGTCGATGCTGACTGTGCAGATCAATCTGGTTACCTTGCAAAATGCAGACCAGCGTGCCGCTTATGAACAGCAATGTGCGGAGCTGATGGACAAGGTGAATGAACGGCGGACGGTACTCCTGGAACAAGTGCAATCCCGGATTCTAGCGCGCGTTGTCTAACCGGTTGGCAAATGATCCATTTACGGCTATACTATAGAAAATAAATGATTCGGAACTGGAAGCACCAGACTCCCCGCGATGGGGGTCTGGTGCTTTTTTGTTGTGAAAGGAGTATAGGATGAATTACCGCTATCCGTTGTTGAAGACTGTACTTGTATATACCGGTGCTGTATTTCTGATAGGCATGATTGGTCTGTATCTTTATTCCATTATGGGACAGCAAGAGGAGCAGCCTGTGGCAATGCCTGTAGTGTCCGTGCTTGCCGATGGACAGCATTACACTATTCGTACTCATGGAGGAACAGTGAGCGATCTGCTTCGCCAGCAGCATATCCGTCTGGCAGATGATGATCTGCTGCAGCCGCCGGCAGATACAGCATTGTCTAACCGGATGACGATCCGTATTACCCGGGTTACCCGTCAGGAAAGTGTGGTTCTGCAAGCTGTTCCCTACGAGACAGTATATTATCAGGACCCTCAATTGGCTCAGGGGCAGCAGCAGATTATTCAGGCCGGCCGGGAGGGTACTGTCCGCATCACCCGTCTGGCTGATCGTAACGATGGGATAACCGTGTCTGACCGCAGGATGGACCAACAGATGGTACAGCCGTATATTGCACAGGTTGTCGCTGTAGGGACCCGCTCGCCTGCACAGAATACGCTGAGCGCTCCAGTGCTGACAGCTGCGAAAATAGATCAAGAGGAACAGAAAGCCGTCCGCCGAGATCAGTCCGAATCATCCGTACCGACAGCCCATCTGTCAACGATGTCAGCCCATTCGGCTGGGATGGTGAACCCCGTAACATCTTACCGCTATGAGCTGGCGGCCGAACTTACTGCTTATACAGCGGGGATTGAAAGTACAGGCAAGCAGCCTGGAGACGCCGGGTATGGCGTGACAGCTTCCGGAGCTATCGTAACAGAAGGACAGACCGTGTCGGTCGATCCAACAGTCATTCCCATGGGCTGGTGGATGTATATTGAAGGTGTAGGCTATCGCAAAGCAGAAGATACGGGCAGCGCTATCAAAGGAAACAAAATAGACGTTTATATGAACAGTCTGGATGATGCCCGTTCCTTTGGACGGAAGTCAGGCATCAAAGTGTATGTGATCGGACCTGATAAACCGGATATGTAAGGGGATTTGACGCTATTTTTACAATAATCAGATAAGAATAAATTCTGAAATTTATCATACACGACAGACGTCCGGATAGGTAGCAATTCAACAATCGAATTTCGCGCTATAAAACAGCATAGCAAAACGGACACCACTTAAAGCCGGTGCCCGCTAAATAAAATATATTCGAATCGTTTAGAAAAGGTCGTATGTATCCCAGAATGCATAATAGAGTTCATATTATGCATAAGAGGTCTCTATGCTCCTCGTGGACACAGAGACCTCTTGCTGGAAAAGGGAATAAAAGAATTATGCTTCACAATAATCCTCGTGATCCTGCACGTCAGTCCATAATGACCGACTTATTCTTATTCGTCCTTATCGTCGATATTTTTGGCGTAATAGATCTCATCCATTTCGCGGGTTAATCGCTTGGTGATCTGTGCCTGCTCTTCTTCGGACAGGGACTCTTTGGTATAACCAAACAGATAATTATCCAGATCGAATTCTTTCAGTTTACATTTGGTATGGAAAATATTCTCCTGGTATACATTCACATCGATCATATGGTACATATCCTGAACTTCATCCGGGATAAAGTTCTGAATCGAGCTGATATCATGATCGATAAACAATTTGTGTCCTTCAATATCGCGCGTAAAACCGCGAACCCGGTAATCCATCGTCATAATATCCGTATCAAACGAATGAATCATAAAGTTCAATGCCTTGAGCGGAGAAATCTCGCCGCAGGTGGATACATCAATATCGGCACGGAACGTGCTAATACCTTCATCGGGATGATATTCGGGATACGTATGCACGGTAATATGGCTCTTGTCCAGATGCATCAGTACATGCTCTGGCAATGGGCCTGGAGATTCTTCGAATGAAGCGTTCGGTGCTGTTTCTACCGGTCCTTCGGAGATCAGCATCGTTACGCTGGCACCTTGTGGTACATAGTCCTGTTTGGCTACATTCAGTACATGAGCTCCGATAATATCCGATACATTGGTCAGAATTTTGCTCAGGCGATCGGCATTATACTGCTCGTCAATATATTCCAGATAGGCTTCCCGTTCCTCTTTGGTACGGGTATAGCAGATATCATACATATTGAAGCTGAGTGATTTGGTCAGGTTGTTAAAGTTGTGAAGTTGGATACGTTCTTGCTTGGTTAACCCCATATTTGGTTACCCCCTGTTGTCAATGAGTGTGGGTGTATGGATATCGTTGATGTCATAGATGAGAAGTATGGATTGGATGTACAGCCATCAACTTAGCCAGTCAGCATAACTGCCTGTGCGCCCCGGTTGAAACACTGTTAATTTACCCAATCTACTCATTCAAAAACAGAAGTTGGTTCTGCCGCATCTTCCCCGTTATAGATCGGAAGCTTCGAGGGAGTCTGTTGATCACATACGCACCCATGATAACAGATGACGTACAGGATATCCATAGCAGCCCAATGATCTTCTATGTATCCAGCTATACGGCAGCATGGAAAGCGATCGTTATGATCAGGTATCGTATAGTCAGCATGGCTTGTTCGTAACGGCAAAAGGAGATACGGAATGGCCTATCCAGTCGCAGGCAGACAGACGGCTGAACCAGCTGAGAGCTGGTCCTCACCGTCTATCTGCCGGACTGAAAAGGTTATGGTAAAAGCATATTGGAAATAACAATCAATACAATAATCAGGCTGCATCTACGATTTAGACAGGTGTTCTCAGACTGCCGATGCCGGATTGGGATTTGTTCATGGCGGAAATATACTTGTCGTTTACGACCAGATACGTATCCGGCGATGTCTGAATAATGATTCGCTCCCGGGTACCATACGGACATTTGATCAGAGCCGGATGGTCTTCGGGAACAGGCATATCGGGATGAATAGCGACATGGACGGCCTCACCGAGAGGGATCTCAATCTTGGACTGCTGCCAGTCAATGACCAGCTGTTCTTCATCACGGGCAACTCGGATACCAGACATCGTAATTCCTCCTTTTCCATGTGATCATGCGACAGAGTAAATAGCTAAAGGCTGTTTAATCAATGAATGGCACAAAGTGTCCGGCAATGATCATACAGCCTCTATACCAATAGATTACCCAATCAGACCATGGTGTCAAGCACCTTTATACAGAGGAAGCAGGGTCGATGCGATAGTGGATAAGTGTAAAGCGAGCGCCTCCCAACGGTGAGGTACCGCATACCAGTTCGGCATGCAGCCGGGAAGCAATCTGGCTGCTGATCGCCAGTCCCAGACCGGTCACCCCATTGGTACCGGCATAATATCGTTGGAAAATATGCTCCTGTTCTTCGGCTGCAATACCCGGGCCGTCATCGTCGACATGAATCATCCAGTCCATCGGTTGCTGATCAGGCTGTTCCAGAGAAAGCATTACCTGCCCGTTGGTATGACGAACCGCATTTTGCAGCAGATTCAGCAGCACCTGAAATAGCTGCTCTGCCGCAATATCGACTGTCAACGATTCTCCCTGTACCTGTAGTTGAATCTGCTGCTGCTGGGCACCCGGCTGCAGCAGATAGACCGCTTCTTCGAGCATACTGCGCAGATCAACCTGGGTAACCGGCCATTCTTCGTCCACACTCTCCAGTCGGGACAGCTGCAGTAATTTGCCTACCATATCGATCAGGCGCTGGGACTGGGTAGAAATAATATGGAGACCCTGTTCGGCCGGAAGTACCTGATCCTGTATAGCATATACGTATCCCTGGATAGACATCAGCGGAGTCTTCAGTTCATGGGACACATTTTGCAAAAATTCCAGCTGATGCCGATGATGCAGCTGCAATCGATCGGCCATCAGCTGAAAGGTGCTGATCAGTTCCCCTATTTCGGTATGATCCGCCTGTAAAAAAGGTTCCTTGGACATGCGGTGTGGCTCATACGTACTCACCGCTTCCTTTAACCGATTCAGCGGCTGAACCATACGCCATACCGCAAACAACCCAATCAGCAAAATAACGATAAAGCTGGCGGCAATCGACAGCAGTGTCGTACGCAGCAGCGGAATATACAGCGCTCGCAGAGAAGACAGCGGTGAATATAAAATCACCC
It encodes the following:
- a CDS encoding PAS domain-containing hybrid sensor histidine kinase/response regulator, which gives rise to MKQNHTELLLQLISESTLQDSLFTNSPDGILILDHTGVLVCANPAIRHMTGYHFEELYIFTESHLQTCRTIQPLQNAISQALSGTASTLEMETVHKNRSKIWLQMTFTPIQHTGEVIGIYVICRDITSQKIMEQQIRQSEKDFRLISEYSLDFISRHMADKEASYLYASPACKTILGYEPEDMLGKSAYDFFHPDDIQVVTRYLEQMLNRESAYTVSYRMRAKAGHYLWIESTGRYSYNEQTGEIEEIIAVSRDITDRKKAERQLKESEQRYKSLFEYNPASVYSFDWEGNYTSSNSNLALLLGYPLEQIMKMSFHDIIVPDKIEDTNRHFEAARSGIPQNYETTVVHSSGKMIDISVINVPIIVDSEIVGVYGIASDVTERKEYIRKLEKLDYEHDLILSSVSEGIFGLNKDGKVMFTNPATLSMLGFSQSEFKGHYSHHIINPSAPGGVPYSIEECPICATIRDGIPRSVKEGIFWKKNGSSCLVEYNINPIIVNEQTQGAVIVFRDITNEREVLRQKELAEQAASAKSDFLAMMSHEIRTPMNGVLGMTNLLLDTDLNETQRDYAGIIRNSGTSLMRILNDVLDFSKIEAGKFSLEPEEFDLEVLVEHVAELFTPAAMEKKLDLSWYVSPGLPRKIVADPDRLRQILSNLVGNAIKFTDKGTIGIIVDKLYEDSDKKQLMLEFLVEDTGVGIAEDKKNLLFQSFSQLHPALNRKYGGTGLGLSICKKLIELMGGTIHVESRENIGSIFRFILPCSWLGTEQIAEEETEQIAAMDLEWINHDELDVSDLSILIAEDHPVNQQLLEDIIRKFGCQVDTVSNGVEAYAAIVRHHYDLVFMDIQMPMMDGIAVSNLIQQLLPPEARPTIVAVTANVGSDIQAECLRSGMLDVIGKPIHPTEIRRVLVEQQNRQQTAQNNHLHP
- a CDS encoding cyclodeaminase/cyclohydrolase family protein gives rise to the protein MNTVSWDEPLRRIMEQLARSEPTPGGGSVSSIVAALGAAMTSMTANFSQGEGYEQIEQHVAQALQDMEYISSACEWLMAKDIEAFGQYIEALRMPHRTPEQQEQRQETVYDMKIQAIDTPLQLMECCLYGLYSAAPLIEVCNHTVLSDIGIGIILFEAAARSSMLTVQINLVTLQNADQRAAYEQQCAELMDKVNERRTVLLEQVQSRILARVV
- a CDS encoding G5 and 3D domain-containing protein translates to MNYRYPLLKTVLVYTGAVFLIGMIGLYLYSIMGQQEEQPVAMPVVSVLADGQHYTIRTHGGTVSDLLRQQHIRLADDDLLQPPADTALSNRMTIRITRVTRQESVVLQAVPYETVYYQDPQLAQGQQQIIQAGREGTVRITRLADRNDGITVSDRRMDQQMVQPYIAQVVAVGTRSPAQNTLSAPVLTAAKIDQEEQKAVRRDQSESSVPTAHLSTMSAHSAGMVNPVTSYRYELAAELTAYTAGIESTGKQPGDAGYGVTASGAIVTEGQTVSVDPTVIPMGWWMYIEGVGYRKAEDTGSAIKGNKIDVYMNSLDDARSFGRKSGIKVYVIGPDKPDM
- the speD gene encoding adenosylmethionine decarboxylase, giving the protein MGLTKQERIQLHNFNNLTKSLSFNMYDICYTRTKEEREAYLEYIDEQYNADRLSKILTNVSDIIGAHVLNVAKQDYVPQGASVTMLISEGPVETAPNASFEESPGPLPEHVLMHLDKSHITVHTYPEYHPDEGISTFRADIDVSTCGEISPLKALNFMIHSFDTDIMTMDYRVRGFTRDIEGHKLFIDHDISSIQNFIPDEVQDMYHMIDVNVYQENIFHTKCKLKEFDLDNYLFGYTKESLSEEEQAQITKRLTREMDEIYYAKNIDDKDE
- a CDS encoding sensor histidine kinase, producing MKTIRSKMLLALCAGMLVTVAITVILFIRLIDDLLLNQVKHQLNEQTIKAVHILNTDDMDSLDSDSFRFFIKDTLFYADYFVLDMQNKVVASSNADEVGTRMNGFPANREGILQLHNTKVLYSEARLIHQPFRVILYSPLSSLRALYIPLLRTTLLSIAASFIVILLIGLFAVWRMVQPLNRLKEAVSTYEPHRMSKEPFLQADHTEIGELISTFQLMADRLQLHHRHQLEFLQNVSHELKTPLMSIQGYVYAIQDQVLPAEQGLHIISTQSQRLIDMVGKLLQLSRLESVDEEWPVTQVDLRSMLEEAVYLLQPGAQQQQIQLQVQGESLTVDIAAEQLFQVLLNLLQNAVRHTNGQVMLSLEQPDQQPMDWMIHVDDDGPGIAAEEQEHIFQRYYAGTNGVTGLGLAISSQIASRLHAELVCGTSPLGGARFTLIHYRIDPASSV